One window of Psychrobacillus sp. FSL H8-0483 genomic DNA carries:
- a CDS encoding HAD-IIIA family hydrolase, which translates to MINIKDIQAVFIDRDGTIGGTGHFIHPKDFKPYDFSKDAFQLLQDHGIKTFAFTNQHRISRKEASIQEFLEEFRSYGFDDAFICPHSENDVCGCHKPRPGMLLDAARIHNLDLKKCVVIGDVGSTDMLAAHAVGAMKILVLTGWGKSSLQQCRDAWKNVEPDYIAENLLEAVRWLLKRVCLISS; encoded by the coding sequence ATGATAAATATTAAGGACATACAAGCAGTTTTCATAGATCGAGATGGGACAATTGGTGGTACTGGGCATTTTATTCACCCAAAGGATTTCAAACCTTATGACTTTAGTAAAGATGCCTTTCAATTACTGCAGGACCATGGAATTAAAACCTTCGCATTCACGAATCAACATCGAATAAGCCGAAAAGAAGCTTCCATTCAGGAGTTTTTAGAGGAGTTTAGATCTTATGGATTTGATGACGCATTTATTTGTCCACATAGTGAAAATGATGTATGTGGATGTCATAAACCTAGACCTGGCATGTTATTAGATGCTGCTCGTATTCATAACTTAGATTTAAAAAAGTGTGTGGTAATTGGAGATGTTGGATCGACTGATATGCTAGCAGCTCATGCAGTTGGAGCGATGAAAATATTAGTGTTAACTGGTTGGGGTAAAAGTTCCTTACAGCAATGTCGAGATGCTTGGAAAAACGTCGAACCTGATTATATTGCAGAAAATCTATTGGAAGCTGTTCGGTGGCTGTTGAAAAGGGTCTGTCTAATAAGCTCATAA
- a CDS encoding GNAT family protein, producing the protein MKMGQVTIKPVIEQELIRLWELSAKEEAPEWKKWDAPYFPYEPKTLEQFLERKDQYINQEDLWGIFVEDKLVGSLCYYWEHEESLWLEMGIVIYDPAYWNGGIGTEAIRMWISHLFTELPLVRVGYTTWSGNERMIKVGEKLGMTMEARLRKCRFYNGVYYDSIRMGLLREEWEESI; encoded by the coding sequence ATGAAAATGGGACAAGTAACCATAAAACCGGTAATAGAACAAGAATTAATTCGACTTTGGGAGTTAAGTGCAAAAGAAGAAGCACCTGAATGGAAAAAGTGGGATGCTCCATATTTTCCATATGAGCCAAAGACATTAGAGCAATTTTTAGAGAGAAAAGATCAATATATAAATCAAGAGGATCTCTGGGGCATCTTTGTCGAGGATAAATTGGTTGGTTCTCTTTGCTACTACTGGGAACACGAGGAATCGCTCTGGCTAGAGATGGGGATTGTCATTTATGATCCAGCCTATTGGAATGGTGGCATTGGAACGGAAGCAATTCGAATGTGGATTTCGCATTTATTCACTGAATTACCGCTTGTACGTGTAGGTTACACCACTTGGTCCGGAAATGAACGAATGATCAAGGTTGGTGAAAAATTAGGGATGACGATGGAGGCTAGGCTCCGCAAATGTCGTTTCTACAATGGTGTTTACTACGATTCTATTCGTATGGGTTTATTAAGAGAAGAATGGGAAGAAAGTATATGA
- a CDS encoding amino acid permease, which yields MGGNQQLQRGLEQRHITLMSLGAAIGVGLFLGSATAIQLAGPAILISYIVGGLAIFIIMRALGEMAVHNPVSGSFSRYAKDYLGPLAGYITGWNYWFLWVVTCMAEITAVGVYMQMWYPDTPPWIWAFAALVVMTLVNLIAVKAYGEFEFWFALIKIVAILAMIFVGLGVILFGIGNGGIAVGISNLWSNGGFAPNGITGIFMSLQMVMFAYLGVEMIGVTAGEAKNPKTVIPRAINTVFWRILLFYVGALFVIMSIYPWNEVGNAGSPFVLMFEKIGIGPAAGIINFVVLTAALSSCNSGIFSTGRMLFNLAEQKQAPASFKKISGTGVPSKAIVFSAFLLLIGVVLNYLVPEKVFIWVTSISTFGAVWTWGIILLSQLKFRKTLSKGEISRLSYKAIFYPFGSYIALAFLVLVLGLMAYFPDTRIALIVGPIWIIGLVFVYYKKGYHKR from the coding sequence ATGGGTGGAAATCAGCAATTACAACGTGGTTTAGAGCAACGGCATATCACCTTAATGTCTTTAGGTGCAGCAATTGGAGTTGGATTATTTTTAGGGTCCGCAACAGCCATCCAATTAGCAGGACCTGCAATATTAATTTCATATATTGTTGGCGGTTTAGCTATTTTTATTATTATGCGTGCGCTTGGAGAAATGGCCGTACATAATCCTGTCTCTGGTTCATTTAGTAGATACGCAAAAGATTACCTAGGACCTCTTGCCGGTTATATAACCGGATGGAATTATTGGTTTTTATGGGTTGTTACTTGTATGGCAGAAATTACAGCAGTAGGCGTTTATATGCAAATGTGGTATCCAGATACACCTCCTTGGATATGGGCATTTGCAGCACTTGTTGTGATGACATTAGTAAACTTAATCGCTGTGAAAGCATATGGTGAATTTGAGTTTTGGTTCGCTCTCATTAAAATTGTCGCAATCTTGGCAATGATTTTCGTGGGTCTTGGTGTCATTCTTTTTGGAATAGGTAATGGAGGAATAGCTGTCGGTATAAGCAATCTCTGGTCAAATGGTGGTTTTGCACCAAATGGGATTACAGGAATTTTCATGTCATTGCAAATGGTCATGTTTGCTTATTTAGGTGTAGAAATGATTGGGGTAACTGCAGGGGAAGCAAAAAATCCAAAAACGGTTATTCCTCGAGCGATTAATACTGTTTTTTGGCGTATCTTACTTTTTTATGTTGGCGCTTTATTTGTCATCATGTCTATCTATCCATGGAACGAAGTCGGTAATGCCGGAAGCCCTTTCGTCTTAATGTTTGAAAAAATTGGTATTGGGCCAGCTGCTGGCATTATTAATTTCGTTGTATTGACTGCAGCGCTATCTAGTTGTAATAGTGGAATTTTTAGCACTGGGCGTATGTTATTTAATTTAGCAGAACAAAAGCAAGCCCCAGCTTCCTTTAAGAAAATAAGTGGAACAGGCGTGCCTTCTAAAGCCATCGTCTTCTCCGCATTTTTATTATTAATAGGCGTCGTATTAAATTACCTAGTTCCCGAAAAAGTATTTATATGGGTAACGAGTATTTCTACATTTGGTGCAGTTTGGACGTGGGGAATTATTTTATTATCACAATTAAAATTCCGTAAAACTCTGTCCAAAGGAGAAATTTCAAGGTTATCATATAAAGCAATATTCTATCCATTTGGATCGTATATAGCACTTGCCTTTTTAGTATTAGTTTTAGGGCTCATGGCGTACTTCCCTGATACTCGAATCGCGTTAATCGTTGGCCCAATATGGATTATTGGTTTAGTGTTTGTATACTATAAAAAGGGATATCATAAAAGATAA
- a CDS encoding S9 family peptidase, producing the protein MPKRKLETTDLFKLHSITNPVIAPNGKEAVFIRTEMNEKDNKYYAYLHHVYLETELVTQWTYNKDRVSSPQWSADGKHVAFLSNRDKKNQIYILPTSGGEAKKLTNVEKGITSFIWSPCGKKVWFDASLKEGKSWTDKVEKDEKKLPEAYVVEKMKYHADGAGLLPKDTYKQIGWIDISSEEITQFTKGNFDHSLQAISHDGEKLVIGVNRDENQDFSFHQPMLLVDVETKKEKVIIDEDGYFGGATFSKDDQYIAFGGMPRTFQNATHAEVYVYEVNTGFTQVLTEGIDAPVGDYSVGDVQQGASAPDMVWTEGNHLYFQLSSMGDVRLYFASLEGELYPATPDNEHVYGYDIDESGTFALATISNAIFPGELFKLNLATGERIALTHFNDVLLEEVELVEPTPIVYKGAEDWDVHGWLMKPAGFKEGKKYPLIVEVHGGPHTMYANTFFHELQLLAAKGYGILYVNPRGSHSYSQQFVDAVRGDYGGGDYEDIMAGLDYALAENEWIDQDRLGVTGGSYGGFMTNWIVGHTNRFKAAVTQRSISNWISFYGVSDIGYYFTPWQIGADMTDINKLWDASPLKYASNVETPLLILHSENDYRCPIEQGQQFYITLKAMGKETSFVRFPQSDHNLSRVGLPNLRQTRLEQITGWFEKYM; encoded by the coding sequence ATGCCAAAGAGGAAATTAGAAACGACAGATTTATTTAAACTACATTCTATTACAAACCCGGTAATTGCACCGAACGGAAAAGAAGCTGTGTTTATTCGTACCGAAATGAATGAGAAAGATAATAAATACTATGCGTATTTACATCATGTATATTTAGAAACTGAATTAGTGACACAATGGACTTATAATAAAGATCGCGTATCTTCTCCACAGTGGTCCGCGGACGGGAAACACGTCGCATTTTTGTCGAATCGTGATAAGAAAAATCAAATCTATATTCTCCCTACAAGTGGCGGAGAAGCTAAAAAACTGACGAATGTGGAAAAAGGTATTACTAGTTTTATTTGGTCACCATGTGGCAAAAAAGTCTGGTTCGATGCTTCATTAAAAGAAGGGAAAAGTTGGACGGATAAAGTGGAAAAAGACGAAAAGAAATTACCAGAAGCGTATGTAGTTGAGAAGATGAAATACCATGCTGATGGTGCTGGTCTATTACCAAAAGATACATACAAACAAATTGGGTGGATTGATATTTCTTCGGAAGAGATCACACAATTTACAAAAGGAAATTTCGATCATAGTTTGCAAGCGATTTCTCATGATGGGGAGAAACTTGTCATTGGTGTTAATCGTGATGAAAATCAAGATTTTTCATTCCACCAACCAATGTTATTAGTAGATGTGGAAACAAAAAAAGAAAAAGTTATTATCGATGAAGATGGTTATTTTGGTGGAGCGACATTTTCAAAGGATGATCAATATATAGCATTTGGTGGAATGCCTCGAACCTTCCAAAATGCAACGCATGCAGAAGTGTATGTATATGAGGTGAATACTGGATTTACTCAAGTATTAACAGAAGGAATTGATGCACCTGTTGGAGATTACTCTGTTGGAGATGTTCAGCAAGGGGCAAGTGCGCCTGATATGGTATGGACAGAGGGCAATCATTTGTATTTCCAATTATCTTCGATGGGCGATGTTCGACTATATTTTGCATCGTTAGAAGGAGAATTGTACCCGGCAACACCAGATAATGAGCATGTGTACGGATACGATATCGATGAGTCTGGAACATTCGCTCTTGCGACAATAAGTAATGCAATATTTCCCGGGGAATTATTTAAGCTAAATTTGGCGACTGGTGAAAGAATTGCACTAACACATTTTAATGATGTGTTATTAGAAGAAGTAGAACTTGTCGAACCAACTCCGATTGTATATAAAGGTGCGGAAGACTGGGACGTTCACGGTTGGCTAATGAAGCCAGCAGGGTTTAAAGAAGGTAAGAAGTACCCGTTAATTGTGGAGGTTCATGGTGGACCACATACTATGTACGCAAATACCTTTTTCCACGAGTTGCAGTTATTAGCGGCAAAAGGATACGGCATATTATATGTAAATCCACGTGGAAGTCATTCGTATAGTCAACAATTTGTCGATGCGGTACGTGGCGATTACGGTGGAGGAGACTATGAAGACATTATGGCAGGTCTCGATTATGCGTTGGCAGAAAACGAGTGGATTGATCAAGATCGTCTTGGAGTTACGGGAGGAAGCTACGGTGGATTTATGACGAACTGGATTGTCGGTCATACCAATCGTTTTAAAGCAGCAGTAACACAGCGTTCTATTTCTAACTGGATTAGTTTTTACGGCGTTTCTGACATTGGGTATTACTTCACACCTTGGCAAATTGGAGCGGATATGACGGATATTAATAAGTTGTGGGATGCATCCCCATTAAAATATGCTTCTAATGTTGAAACACCATTGTTAATTTTGCATAGTGAAAATGACTACCGTTGTCCAATTGAACAAGGGCAACAGTTTTACATTACGCTAAAAGCAATGGGAAAAGAAACAAGCTTTGTCCGTTTCCCGCAATCTGATCATAATTTGTCTAGAGTGGGATTACCAAATTTACGTCAAACACGATTAGAACAAATCACAGGGTGGTTTGAGAAATATATGTAA
- a CDS encoding fatty acid--CoA ligase family protein: MSLVTHVQQRALQNPDKIAYHFMGKNTTYAEFDQSVERFATALQSLGIVKGDHVGFLLGNSPHFLISLYATMRIGATAVPINPIYTPEEISYIIKNSDAKAIIALDAFLPLVEKAAGVFSSVENYVICETDQATTEKLAALPNALKAKVKSFTFLVSTTEPNTSPVEVSPDDNAVILYTSGTTGHPKGAMLTFNNIYSNARDIAEYLTINTDDRVIATLPVFHVFALTVVVNAPLLMGATILLVPKFSPQDVFKIAKEHKATIFAGVPTMYNFLYQFPEGNVEDFSTLRLAISGGSSLPVALLHNFEEKFHVRISEGYGLSEASPVTCFNPIDRDRKPGSIGTNIVNVENKVVNELGEEVPVGEVGELIVRGPNVMKGYYKMPEETENAIRDGWLYTGDLARQDEEGYFFIVDRKKDTIIVGGYNVYPREVEEVLFGHPGVIEAAVIGVPDPNFGEEVLAFVVKKDASLTEEQIQAFCSEKLAKFKIPKRIEFLEELPKNTTGKILRRSLKVQTV, encoded by the coding sequence ATGAGTTTAGTCACACATGTTCAGCAAAGGGCGTTGCAAAATCCAGATAAGATCGCCTATCATTTTATGGGGAAAAATACGACGTATGCAGAATTTGATCAATCTGTAGAACGTTTTGCAACGGCACTGCAATCATTGGGAATCGTAAAAGGGGATCATGTAGGGTTTTTACTTGGAAATTCTCCTCATTTTCTTATTTCTCTTTATGCAACGATGCGTATAGGGGCAACTGCCGTTCCAATTAATCCAATTTACACACCAGAGGAAATTAGCTATATCATAAAAAATAGTGATGCAAAAGCAATTATTGCACTGGATGCTTTTCTTCCTTTAGTAGAAAAAGCAGCAGGTGTTTTTTCATCGGTTGAAAATTATGTCATTTGTGAGACCGACCAAGCGACTACGGAAAAATTAGCCGCACTTCCAAATGCTTTAAAAGCAAAAGTGAAATCGTTTACGTTTTTAGTCTCTACCACCGAGCCGAATACTTCGCCAGTAGAGGTGTCACCAGATGATAATGCTGTCATTTTGTATACATCTGGTACGACTGGTCATCCAAAAGGTGCAATGCTGACATTTAATAATATTTACTCGAACGCTCGGGACATTGCAGAATATTTAACGATTAATACAGATGATCGGGTTATCGCAACGCTTCCAGTATTCCATGTGTTTGCACTGACGGTTGTTGTCAATGCGCCTTTATTAATGGGGGCAACAATTTTATTAGTTCCAAAATTTAGTCCACAAGACGTTTTTAAGATTGCGAAAGAACACAAAGCAACTATATTTGCTGGTGTACCTACCATGTACAATTTCTTATATCAATTCCCTGAAGGAAATGTGGAGGACTTCTCAACGCTTCGTTTAGCAATTTCTGGAGGTTCTTCCTTACCGGTAGCATTACTTCATAATTTTGAGGAAAAATTCCATGTACGTATCTCAGAAGGATATGGTTTATCTGAGGCATCTCCGGTAACATGCTTCAATCCAATCGATCGTGATCGTAAACCTGGTTCTATTGGAACAAACATTGTGAATGTAGAAAATAAAGTAGTGAACGAACTTGGGGAAGAAGTTCCCGTAGGGGAAGTTGGAGAGCTAATCGTTCGAGGACCTAATGTAATGAAGGGCTATTACAAAATGCCAGAAGAAACCGAAAATGCCATTCGTGATGGTTGGTTATACACAGGAGACCTTGCAAGACAAGACGAAGAAGGCTATTTCTTCATTGTTGATCGCAAGAAAGATACAATTATAGTTGGAGGATACAATGTATACCCTCGTGAAGTGGAAGAAGTTTTATTTGGACATCCAGGTGTTATAGAAGCAGCAGTTATTGGTGTTCCGGATCCTAATTTCGGAGAAGAAGTATTAGCATTCGTGGTGAAGAAGGATGCTTCCTTAACAGAGGAACAAATACAAGCCTTCTGTTCAGAAAAACTTGCAAAATTTAAGATCCCGAAACGTATAGAGTTCTTAGAGGAATTACCTAAAAATACAACAGGTAAAATATTGCGTCGTTCATTAAAAGTCCAAACAGTTTAG
- a CDS encoding ABC transporter permease, with amino-acid sequence MTFRQFAYHNVIRNSRVYAAFFMASIFSVMVFFVYSMLMFHPNIEDQFLRDIAFGGMLIAEIILIIFTLFFLFYSMSAFLQARSQEFGILLNLGMEKQQLNRLIFLETMILGFISITVGIFFGYSFSKFFFMVIRELFLLDSLPLYVSWKPFALTILVFLSLFIIISISSVVFIRKKEIIHLLKGFGKHNEQSFKKWKALLGFFLLFAAYSLVIFSVFHMNVFLSFLIVILAFVGTYFFYTDSILYLLHIVRKRKSLYWHSYRLIAFAEGSIKIKENARMFFVVTIVSTIAFLSVGIVTSFTSFTAQYRELNPVSIFYSSNWDNPFEDEHIMKLSQELQNEGLSYELVKFNVKKQTSSNSHEQVNLIKESEVNSLAVALKIPLIDLRQGEALLVPNTQEDFGSIRQEEEQTVLEESSVPIRIQGVYNHLIFPSLAIEKRAIIINDDDFNLITEPLFGFGIKESSTTFYAFHVPEWLRTKDVGTDLDRIMNETLGASGINPNSFYFVNPGLNFSIIRATFSLLLFTGLLVAAVLLLAAGSFVYFKLYTDLERDKKQYDVLRRMGVTEQELVKIVNGQLIPQFFLPWGLAMVHSTFSFLFLQAFWVDLAAVSIAMEMLLVLLAFTVIQVSYFYLIRWRYIAHIQD; translated from the coding sequence ATGACCTTTCGACAATTCGCTTATCATAATGTAATTCGAAATAGTCGCGTATATGCAGCGTTTTTTATGGCGAGTATTTTTTCGGTAATGGTGTTTTTCGTTTATTCCATGTTAATGTTTCATCCAAATATTGAAGACCAGTTTTTACGAGATATTGCGTTTGGTGGAATGCTAATAGCTGAAATAATACTCATCATTTTTACATTGTTCTTTTTGTTTTATTCGATGAGTGCTTTTTTACAGGCTAGATCGCAGGAATTTGGAATACTTCTAAATTTAGGGATGGAAAAGCAACAGCTTAATCGCTTAATTTTTCTAGAAACAATGATACTAGGCTTTATTTCGATTACAGTAGGAATTTTCTTTGGCTATTCTTTTTCTAAATTTTTCTTTATGGTTATCCGAGAATTGTTTTTATTGGATAGTCTCCCTCTGTACGTATCTTGGAAGCCATTTGCTTTAACTATTCTTGTTTTTTTGTCGCTATTCATCATTATTTCCATAAGTAGCGTGGTTTTCATACGCAAAAAAGAGATTATTCATCTATTAAAGGGATTTGGTAAACATAATGAACAATCCTTTAAAAAGTGGAAGGCTTTGTTAGGATTTTTCCTACTTTTTGCTGCATATAGTTTAGTTATTTTCTCTGTTTTTCACATGAATGTATTTCTTAGTTTTCTAATTGTTATATTAGCTTTTGTTGGAACTTATTTCTTTTATACGGATAGTATTTTGTATTTACTGCACATTGTTCGAAAAAGAAAAAGTCTGTATTGGCACTCCTATAGATTAATCGCATTTGCGGAAGGCTCGATAAAAATTAAAGAAAATGCACGGATGTTTTTCGTTGTTACTATTGTATCGACGATTGCGTTTTTGTCAGTTGGAATAGTAACCTCTTTCACTTCATTTACAGCACAATACCGAGAACTAAATCCAGTAAGTATTTTTTATTCTAGCAATTGGGATAATCCATTTGAAGACGAACATATTATGAAACTATCTCAGGAACTTCAAAATGAAGGCTTGTCTTATGAGTTAGTCAAATTTAATGTGAAAAAACAAACTTCCTCTAATTCACATGAACAAGTCAACTTAATAAAAGAGTCGGAAGTAAATAGTCTAGCTGTCGCATTAAAAATTCCGTTAATAGATTTGCGACAGGGAGAAGCTCTATTAGTTCCAAACACACAAGAGGATTTTGGAAGTATTCGTCAAGAGGAGGAACAAACTGTTCTAGAGGAAAGCAGTGTACCAATTCGAATCCAAGGGGTATACAATCATTTAATCTTCCCATCCCTTGCAATAGAAAAAAGAGCAATTATTATTAACGATGACGATTTTAACTTAATAACCGAGCCATTATTTGGGTTTGGAATAAAAGAGTCTAGTACGACGTTTTATGCATTTCATGTTCCAGAATGGCTGCGAACAAAAGATGTGGGGACAGATTTAGATAGAATTATGAACGAGACTTTAGGGGCTTCGGGGATAAATCCAAATTCGTTTTACTTTGTTAATCCGGGATTAAACTTTTCGATTATACGGGCTACATTTTCTTTGTTATTATTTACTGGCTTGCTTGTAGCAGCAGTACTTTTACTTGCGGCGGGAAGCTTCGTTTATTTTAAGTTGTACACAGATTTAGAACGGGATAAAAAACAGTACGATGTTTTGCGGCGAATGGGTGTTACTGAACAAGAACTTGTAAAAATCGTGAATGGGCAGTTAATACCACAATTCTTTTTACCTTGGGGACTTGCAATGGTGCATAGTACATTTTCATTTCTATTCCTGCAGGCATTTTGGGTAGATCTAGCGGCTGTTTCTATTGCAATGGAAATGTTACTTGTATTACTTGCATTTACCGTTATTCAAGTGTCCTATTTTTACTTAATTCGTTGGAGATATATTGCGCATATTCAAGATTGA
- a CDS encoding ABC transporter ATP-binding protein, with protein MPILALEDVTKVYEGKVAHLAINQLSFEVEKGEFLAIMGPSGSGKTTLLNIISTIDRPTSGCIMLNSFNPLELANNDLSLFRRRQLGFVFQDFNLLPALTVEENMVLPLTLDGQSVDVMKQKVREIAERLDLLPILEKRPSEISGGQAQRTAIGRALIHKPSIILADEPTGNLDSKAARDVLEILSQVNKESQTTIIMVTHDPIAASYCDRVLFIKDGEYFNEIYKDDRRQTFFQRILNVLSLLGGNVNDLSTIRLS; from the coding sequence ATGCCAATACTAGCACTTGAAGATGTCACAAAAGTTTATGAAGGAAAAGTAGCGCACCTTGCAATTAACCAACTCAGTTTTGAAGTCGAAAAGGGAGAATTTCTCGCAATAATGGGACCTTCAGGTAGTGGTAAAACAACGTTACTTAATATTATTTCAACGATTGACCGACCAACTTCCGGATGTATAATGTTAAATAGCTTCAATCCATTAGAACTAGCAAATAATGATTTGTCTTTATTTAGAAGAAGACAGCTCGGATTTGTTTTTCAAGACTTTAATTTGCTTCCCGCACTAACTGTAGAAGAAAATATGGTATTGCCATTGACCTTAGACGGGCAGTCTGTAGATGTGATGAAGCAAAAGGTGAGAGAAATCGCAGAGAGACTCGACTTACTTCCCATATTAGAAAAAAGACCTTCCGAAATTTCAGGGGGACAAGCCCAACGTACTGCAATTGGCCGTGCATTGATTCATAAGCCTTCCATTATACTTGCAGATGAGCCAACAGGAAATTTAGATTCAAAAGCAGCAAGAGATGTATTAGAAATCCTTTCCCAGGTGAATAAGGAAAGTCAAACAACGATCATTATGGTGACCCATGATCCCATTGCAGCTAGCTATTGTGACCGTGTTCTTTTTATAAAGGACGGGGAATATTTTAATGAAATTTATAAAGATGATAGAAGACAAACATTTTTTCAACGGATATTAAATGTACTGTCTTTACTAGGTGGAAACGTAAATGACCTTTCGACAATTCGCTTATCATAA